A genome region from Bemisia tabaci chromosome 3, PGI_BMITA_v3 includes the following:
- the LOC109030985 gene encoding uncharacterized protein: protein MDTPQNITLKKALGTTRVMDPTENVPEVGNTGTIKHEVSESDTKSAFGEDRTDPVLHPVKRENGTSLCDGFISPIPFQGDSLYGFSARVKVEVEESVTDLLRTSIEIKEEDTWQSDQSECPVKGSANDVGSDSRHTLNRIPLTPPVGRGSTNGQPPHQLQDFREIKLESNGDACNSKTSYEPHIERAVFPTDGAEIRNKLVRSTQRSVSSTRKNLPKKRMRTLNGEKPFCCSHCSSSFSREDNLKRHIRTHTGEKPFICSHCSSPFSQKSELTVHIRTHTGEKPFSCRYCSSSFSQKVTLKRHIRTHTGEKPFSCSHCSSSFSRSNALKRHILTHTDENPFSCSHCSSSFSQKVNLKRHILTHTGEKPFSCRYCSSSFSQKVTLKRHIRTHTGEKPFSCSHCSSSFSRSNALKRHILTHTDENPFSCSHCSSSFSQKVTLKRHILTHTGEKPFSCRYCSSSFSQKVTLKRHIRTHTGEKPFSCRYCSASFSRNDTLKRHILTHTGENPFSCSHCSSSFSQKITLKRHILTHTGENPFSCSYCSSSFSQKVNLKRHIPLFVEKTI from the coding sequence ATGGACACTCCTCAAAACATTACTTTGAAGAAAGCATTGGGCACAACACGCGTGATGGATCCGACGGAAAACGTCCCCGAAGTCGGTAACACAGGTACCATAAAGCATGAAGTATCAGAGTCGGATACGAAATCGGCATTCGGCGAAGACCGCACCGATCCTGTCCTCCACCCCGTGAAAAGAGAGAACGGAACTTCTTTATGTGATGGCTTCATCTCGCCTATACCGTTCCAAGGCGATTCCCTGTACGGTTTTTCCGCTCGCGTAAAAGTCGAAGTAGAGGAAAGTGTAACCGACCTGTTGCGTACAAGCATTGAAATTAAGGAAGAAGACACTTGGCAATCCGACCAATCGGAATGCCCAGTAAAAGGCAGTGCAAACGATGTCGGAAGTGATTCGCGTCATACTTTGAATCGTATTCCATTGACTCCGCCTGTTGGACGTGGGAGCACCAATGGCCAACCTCCCCACCAACTCCAAGATTTCCGTGAAATAAAACTAGAATCTAATGGAGACGCCTGTAACAGCAAAACGTCTTACGAGCCTCATATTGAAAGGGCAGTATTTCCGACCGATGGAGCTGAAATCCGAAACAAACTAGTCAGAAGCACCCAACGCTCTGTATCTTCAACGCGTAAAAACCTTCCGAAAAAACGTATGCGGACGCTTAATGGAGAAAAACCTTTctgttgcagtcattgctcttcctcttttagCCGAGAAGATAATTTAAAGCGACATATTCGAACccatactggcgagaaaccattcatttgcagtcattgctcttccCCTTTTAGCCAAAAAAGTGAATTGACGGTACATATCCGAacgcatactggcgagaaacctttcagttGCAGATATTGCTCATCCTCTTTTAGCCAAAAAGTTACTTTAAAGCGACATATTCGAacgcatactggcgagaaacctttcagttgcagtcattgctcttcgTCTTTTAGTCGCAGCAATGCTTTAAAGCGACATATTCTAACGCATACAGACGAGAATCCTTTCAGCTGCAGCCATTGCTCATCCTCTTTTAGCCAAAAAGTTAATTTAAAGCGACATATTCTAacgcatactggcgagaaacctttcagttGCAGATATTGCTCATCCTCTTTTAGCCAAAAAGTTACTTTAAAGCGACATATTCGAacgcatactggcgagaaacctttcagttgcagtcattgctcttcgTCTTTTAGTCGCAGCAATGCTTTAAAGCGACATATTCTAACGCATACAGACGAGAATCCTTTCAGCTGCAGCCATTGCTCATCCTCTTTTAGCCAAAAAGTTACTTTAAAGCGACATATTCTAacgcatactggcgagaaacctttcagttGCAGATATTGCTCATCCTCTTTTAGCCAAAAAGTTACTTTAAAGCGACATATTCGAacgcatactggcgagaaacctttcagttGCAGATATTGCTCTGCCTCTTTTAGCCGGAATGATACTTTAAAGCGACATATTCTAACGCATACTGGCGAGAATCCTTTCAGCTGCAGCCATTGCTCATCCTCTTTTAGccaaaaaattactttaaagcGACATATTCTAACGCATACTGGCGAGAATCCTTTCAGCTGCAGCTATTGCTCATCCTCTTTTAGCCAAAAAGTTAATTTAAAGCGACATATTCCTCTTTTTGTCgaaaagacaatttga